Proteins encoded together in one Phyllostomus discolor isolate MPI-MPIP mPhyDis1 chromosome 6, mPhyDis1.pri.v3, whole genome shotgun sequence window:
- the LOC114499960 gene encoding 39S ribosomal protein L19, mitochondrial-like, with amino-acid sequence MAASIAWVCVAATGLTRSVGASRALLPVRASVACRARVGPGRQQSTGPSQSGAFQPPPKPVIVDKRRPTRERTRFLSPEFIPPRGRTKPLLFQLERKDMLERREVLHIPEFYVGSILRVTTADPYASGKTSQFLGICIQRSGTGLGATFILRNTIEGQGVEICFELYNPRIQEIQVVKLEKRLDDSLLYLRDALPEYSTFDINMKPEVRESSQEVPVNQLKVKMKPKPWSKRWERPKFKVKGIRFDLCLTEEQMKEAQKWSQPWLEFDMMREYDYFKN; translated from the exons ATGGCGGCTTCCATTGCATGGGTCTGTGTAGCAGCAACTGGACTGACCCGGAGCGTTGGAGCCTCCAGGGCGCTGCTCCCCGTGCGGGCCTCTGTCGCCTGCC GGGCCCGCGTGGGGCCGGGCCGTCAGCAGAGCACTGGACCTTCCCAGTCCGGCGCGTTCCAGCCGCCTCCAAAACCCGTCATCGTGGACAAGCGCCGTCCCACGCGAGAGAGAACCAG attCTTGAGTCCTGAATTCATTCCTCCAAGAGGGAGAACAAAGCCTCTGCTATTTCAACTAGAAAGAAAAGATATGTTAGAAAGGAGAGAAGTGCTCCACATTCCAGAGTTCTATGTTG GAAGCATTCTTCGTGTTACTACGGCTGACCCATATGCCAGTGGAAAAACCAGCCAGTTTCTGGGGATTTGCATCCAGAGATCAGGAACGGGACTTGGAGCTACTTTTATCCTTAGGAATACTATTGAAGGACAAG GTGTTGAGATTTGCTTTGAACTCTATAATCCTAGAATCCAGGAGATCCAGGTGGTCAAACTGGAGAAACGGCTGGATGACAGCTTGCTGTACTTACGAGACGCCCTTCCAGAATACAGCACTTTCGATATTAACATGAAGCCGGAAGTACGAGAATCTAGCCAAGAAGTTCCTGTCAATCAG CTGAAGGTGAAAATGAAGCCTAAGCCCTGGTCCAAACGCTGGGAGCGACCGAAGTTCAAGGTGAAAGGAATCAGGTTTGATCTCTGTTTGACTGAAGAGCAGATGAAAGAAGCTCAGAAGTGGAGTCAGCCATGGCTTGAGTTTGACATGATGAGGGAATATGATTACTTCAAAAATTGA